A genomic region of Phragmites australis chromosome 2, lpPhrAust1.1, whole genome shotgun sequence contains the following coding sequences:
- the LOC133909040 gene encoding protein NUCLEAR FUSION DEFECTIVE 4-like, producing the protein MPSPSSAHWLSLVGSIWLQTINGPNSDFPVYSSQLKDLKHISQVQLNFLAFASDAGKLFGWFSGVAALYLPLWLVAFIGAAFGLVGYGVQYLFLDSAGLRYWHLFVLTSLAGNGICWINTVCYLLCIRNFGSSSRVAVSLATSYLGLSAKVYTSLADSIPGLANSKAKTYLLLNAVVPMLVTVVVAPSLRVVDLKSEASTDAAFLVMFAITLATGACAVVGSIGSTSNGLSSREHMISLSVLLATPILIPLALRVRESMNKIWETKRENRIYDLGTDEAEAMDTVVAIDVADVESKEGDSVTEKPQEEVGGLQLLRKPDFWLYFFSYMFSGTLGLVFLNNLGQIAESRRLGQISTLVSLSSSFGFFGRLLPSFLDYYSAKSGYSISRTASMASLMAPMSGAFFLLLNTSDFFLYLSTAIIGTCTGAITSVAVSATSELFGTKNFGVNHNVVVTNIPVGSLCFGYFAAYLYQRGARGSHRCIGAGCYQETFVVWGSTCAVGTLLCTVLYARSRSFAGRLPAAAARTPCLARLANLVGGNKAPEVSDLRA; encoded by the exons ATGCCTTCCCCTTCCTCGGCCCACTGGCTGAGCCTCGTCGGGAGCATCTGGCTGCAGACCATCAACGGGCCCAACTCCGACTTCCCGGTGTACTCGTCGCAGCTCAAGGACCTCAAGCACATCTCGCAGGTGCAGCTCAACTTCCTCGCCTTCGCGTCCGACGCGGGCAAGCTCTTCGGCTGGTTCTCCGGGGTGGCGGCCCTGTACCTGCCGCTGTGGCTCGTGGCCTTCATCGGCGCCGCGTTCGGCCTCGTCGGCTACGGCGTCCAGTACCTGTTCTTGGACAGCGCCGGGCTCCGGTACTGGCACCTGTTCGTGCTCACCTCCCTGGCCGGGAATGGCATCTGCTGGATCAACACCGTCTGCTACCTCCTCTGCATCCGGAACTTCGGGTCCAGCAGCCGCGTCGCGGTGAGCCTCGCGACGAGCTACCTCGGCTTGAGCGCCAAGGTCTACACCAGCCTGGCCGACTCGATACCCGGCCTGGCCAACTCCAAGGCGAAGACGTACCTCCTCCTCAATGCCGTCGTACCGATGCTCGTCACCGTCGTGGTGGCGCCGTCTCTCAGGGTGGTGGACCTCAAGAGCGAGGCCAGCACGGACGCCGCATTCCTCGTCATGTTCGCCATCACGCTCGCCACCGGAGCATGCGCCGTCGTCGGCAGCATAGGCTCCACGTCGAACGGGCTGTCGTCGAGGGAGCACATGATCAGCCTCAGCGTGCTACTGGCCACTCCCATACTTATCCCGCTGGCTCTCAGGGTCCGGGAGAGCATGAACAAGATATGGGAAACAAAGCGGGAGAACAGAATCTACGATCTCGGCACCGACGAGGCCGAAGCCATGGACACTGTCGTCGCTATCGATGTCGCCGACGTCGAGAGCAAGGAGGGAGACAGTGTCACGGAGAAACCGCAAGAGGAGGTCGGGGGTCTCCAGCTGCTAAGGAAGCCGGACTTCTGGCTCTACTTCTTCAGCTACATGTTCAGTGGCACCCTGGGTCTGGTCTTCTTGAACAACCTGGGACAGATCGCCGAGTCGCGACGGCTCGGGCAGATTTCCACGCTGGTCTCCCTGTCGTCTTCGTTTGGATTCTTCGGCCGCCTGCTCCCGTCGTTCTTGGACTACTACTCCGCGAA AAGCGGCTACTCCATATCAAGGACGGCGTCAATGGCGTCGCTGATGGCGCCCATGTCCGGCGCCTTCTTTCTGCTGCTCAACACGAGCGACTTCTTCCTGTACCTGAGCACGGCCATCATCGGCACCTGCACGGGCGCCATCACGTCGGTGGCGGTGTCGGCGACGAGCGAGCTGTTCGGCACCAAGAACTTCGGCGTGAACCACAACGTGGTGGTGACCAACATCCCCGTGGGCTCCCTGTGCTTCGGCTATTTCGCGGCCTACCTCTACCAGCGCGGCGCCAGGGGCAGCCACCGGTGCATCGGCGCCGGCTGCTACCAGGAGACGTTCGTGGTCTGGGGCTCGACGTGCGCCGTCGGCACGCTGCTCTGCACCGTCCTCTACGCGCGGTCCCGCAGCTTCGCCGGGAGGCTACCGGCTGCCGCAGCAAGGACGCCATGCCTTGCCCGCTTAGCTAACCTCGTAGGTGGTAACAAGGCTCCAGAAGTTTCTGATCTGAGGGCCTGA